One region of Caldalkalibacillus thermarum genomic DNA includes:
- a CDS encoding helix-turn-helix domain-containing protein — MQKAYRFRLYPNQKQQNLIHKT; from the coding sequence ATGCAGAAAGCGTATCGTTTTCGCCTGTATCCCAATCAAAAACAACAAAATCTGATCCATAAAACATT
- a CDS encoding IS1380 family transposase — translation MATLPQLTLDFNRQIKLSNDGGSLSSDTGEFIFREFDEKIGFSKTLARHLHLKDDRKYHVHSNENLLRQKIYQIIAGYAEDDSADQLTNDPVFTQIIGTDALASQPSLSRFYTRFDNESMEQLNQANQELLDKVHTFRGSKAIIFDLDSTHADTYGEQESASYNTHYGTVGFHPLVAFDGITGDFLKAKLRPGNVYTSNGVVDFVKPLIEHYNEKFPETTPFLRGDSGFAVPALYDLCEDESVYYVIRLKSNAILQRMADELHPATEISDVSMSECYYEEIEYQAKSWSKSRKVIVQSVRPAGELFFTHSFFVTNLKDAFTPETIVRSYQKRGTMENYIKEAKNGFYLDKMNSHSFQVNEVKMMLSLLAYNLTNWLRTLCFPKGRKSMQIETIRTRIIKVASKLVKSGRSIYFKLSSSFVYQKFFWEVLQRIQRLKLE, via the coding sequence ATGGCTACTTTACCGCAATTAACGTTAGATTTCAATCGTCAAATTAAATTGTCAAATGATGGGGGTTCTCTTTCTTCTGATACAGGTGAATTTATCTTTAGGGAATTCGACGAGAAAATCGGATTCTCTAAAACCTTGGCTCGACATCTACATTTGAAAGACGATAGAAAATACCATGTTCATTCGAATGAAAATTTACTCCGTCAAAAGATTTATCAAATCATTGCTGGTTATGCTGAAGATGACAGTGCTGATCAATTGACGAATGATCCTGTCTTCACACAAATTATCGGGACCGACGCCTTAGCTTCTCAACCAAGTTTATCTCGGTTTTACACAAGATTTGATAACGAATCCATGGAACAATTAAATCAAGCGAACCAAGAGCTTTTAGATAAAGTACATACATTCAGGGGATCCAAAGCAATCATCTTTGACTTGGATTCAACACATGCTGACACATATGGTGAACAAGAATCGGCATCGTACAATACTCATTATGGAACGGTCGGTTTTCATCCGTTAGTTGCTTTTGATGGTATCACTGGCGATTTCCTTAAAGCGAAGCTACGACCAGGAAATGTTTATACTTCCAATGGTGTCGTTGATTTTGTAAAACCACTTATTGAACACTACAATGAAAAATTTCCAGAAACCACACCGTTTTTACGTGGAGATAGTGGATTTGCTGTCCCGGCTTTGTATGACTTATGTGAAGATGAGTCTGTCTATTACGTGATTCGTCTAAAATCAAACGCTATTTTACAGCGAATGGCAGATGAATTACATCCAGCAACGGAGATATCAGATGTTTCCATGTCTGAATGCTATTATGAGGAAATCGAATACCAGGCAAAATCATGGTCGAAGTCAAGAAAAGTCATCGTACAATCTGTTCGTCCTGCGGGTGAACTGTTTTTTACCCATTCCTTTTTTGTAACGAATTTAAAAGATGCATTCACTCCAGAAACTATCGTTCGTTCTTATCAAAAAAGAGGGACGATGGAGAACTATATCAAGGAAGCTAAAAACGGTTTTTATCTGGATAAAATGAACAGCCATTCTTTCCAGGTAAATGAAGTCAAAATGATGTTAAGTCTATTAGCGTACAACCTAACGAATTGGCTACGTACCCTTTGCTTTCCAAAAGGACGGAAAAGTATGCAAATCGAGACCATTCGTACAAGAATTATTAAAGTTGCGAGTAAATTAGTAAAATCAGGACGATCCATCTACTTTAAATTGTCCTCTAGTTTTGTGTACCAAAAATTCTTTTGGGAAGTACTTCAGCGAATTCAACGTCTTAAGCTAGAATAA